From the Anopheles merus strain MAF chromosome 2L, AmerM5.1, whole genome shotgun sequence genome, the window CCTGCCCTTGTTCCGATGCAAACTGTTTAGCAAAGGAGGAACAGGAAGCGGAGGAAGTGTTGCAGTGCGGAGGAAGAAGGCGTTTCGTCGTACCCAGAATAGAACGACCGATGGCTTGCAAATACCCAACGGCGGAAAACAGTCACATTAGCAATTTCGGTACGCACTTTAGCCTAGTTAAACATACACACttattttaacattgtttttcgGCAATATTTAAGAATATTTTCACCACCACCCGATCGCTCTGTGTCTGCTCTATTTCACTCGCACAGAACGTTTGCCCAAGTAGCGCTTTTGTGGATTGACACTTTCGCAGAAACGTTTCGGACAGCAGTGCTGGGATTGCGAATTATGAATCATGAAAATAAATGTGTACATTAATTATAAATGCacaaacataattaaaattttatggTTAAGTAACTGCAAGTCAGTTGCATGACCATATTTACGCaaattcttttctttttataaaATCGCTTCGAAACCATGCAGCAACAATGCCCCTGCAGCAAAACCGTTCGAAATCAGCTGTCATCGTTTTGACATTTCTGGCATGTTATGACGGCGCCCTCGCACCGCTGCCCTGCGCCAATCGTCCAAAACATATCGATAACAATATTAGCTACACTTCCAGCTACGCCGAAGATTCCGACCATTGGCCACGatttaatttggaaaaccgctaACGAAATGGCCGCTACATTCGCCGAAGACCAGTACGGACGCAAAGTGGACCGTTGCCTGTCCGACACGCTGTTGAAGTTTGGTAAGTGTACGCATGCAGTGCGTCAGTCCCACGGCCCCCATTCATAATTTGTCCATTTATGTAACGATGTGGCTATCGCCCCCTCGTAGCACCTTGCAGTAGTTGCTCTTTGCCTGATATACACAATgcatttcgtttatttttcaGGCGGAGGCATGATACTTGGTTCGGTCTTTTCGCTTGTATTTTTCAAACGCCGTGCATGGCCCATCATCATGGGATCTGGGTTTGGCGTCGGTGTTGCCTATAACAACTGCGAACGTTCCCTAAATTCGGCCAAGTAATTAAGAATGTATTGAATTAAATCAGCAATGGCTTAGCAATTGCCAACCATAAGTTATCCCGGTGAAAACACTAACTCTAGATAATGTCCGAAAATGTGAATCTTCCCCTTGGCGTACAAGATCCACGCAATAGGAACGGATTATACCGCGTGTTCCAGCGAATTCCTTAGGTGAAGAGACGATTCCGGTATGATTTGAGATAGGTTCTGCTGTTGCGGGAGCCGACACATCGATCAGTAGACAATCGTACCATCgcaaaacgatgcaaaatCGAATATTTCTTATATATTTCTGGAAGGTGGCGTGCATGATTAAAATCGGTTTCTAGAAttggaagaaacaaaaatttcaATGATAATCGCGACGAACTACCAGCTAGGCTACAGCTGAAGTCGGGATGCGACGTCTTCATTGCTGTGTTGTTAAGCTGCGGTGAGACGACGAACAAAAACAGCTAGGcataatcatttaaaaaaataactgaCAAATAGATTCAGTTTCATCCGAAATACGTGACATTTTGTAGATCGTATACGATAATGATTTTACTGATAGTAAAGATGTTGATTTCCTCATcagatttcatttatttaatctttcaTCAACAATGTCTGCACGGTCTCATGATGATCGTGTGGCGATGCAGCAAaatcaactgtcaaactgtCAGTCGGCGTCCATAATTTCACACAGCTTACGTCTCACGGCAGCTTTATCGACGGCCAGTCCACGGCTGTTCACGACAGTTTGGGCGCGCTTTTGCATCACTTTCCATCGGTGTGTACTTGTCGCTCAAAGTGAAAATATGCATTGCATTAGAATCTTCCCAACAtgaagcgaaaagaaaaattacCAAGTGAAACAGGCTTTGAAGGATGGGTAAGAACAAAGTGATCCTTATTGTGTATCACTCCACACTACGGAAACCTCTCTCAACAGGGCGATTACATGGATGCCAAAATCGCCAAACTGGAGGACCAGTTTCGGCACAGCTCAGCAAACGTAGGCGAAAAGCAGTCGGACCTGTTCGCCGGTGTATCGATTTTCGTGAACGGCTACACGAACCCGTCGGCGGACGAGCTGAAGcgcctgatgatgatgcacgGCGGGGTGTTTCATCACTACAAGCGCCCGAACACCACGTACACCATTGCCACCATCCTGCCCGACGTGAAGGTGCGCTCGATTACGTCGGAAATCATCATCAGCCCGCGGTGGGTGGTGGACTGCTTGAAGGAGGGCAAGCTGCTGGACTACTCCCGCTATCTGCTGTACACGCAGCACAAGCCGTCCCAGCCGAAGCTTGCGTTCTCCAAGCTGTTGGCCCCATCGGCAAGCCGTACGACGGATATAACTAAACCGGTTGTGAAGAATGATGGCGATCCGAACGACATCAGCCGTACTGAGTGTCTTAACGTGCTGGGCATGCTGAAGAACTTTTCCAATATGGCACCGCAACCAACGGTTTCGTCCGAGTCGGAGGAGCAAACCAAAAACTGTGACATTCCAGTCGACACTACACCCCCTAAGGCGGTGCCGGCAAACGTTGCCAGTTCGCCATCAACCTCCAATGGGCAGGAAACATCGAGCCAGCCTTCACCCCAGTGCTCACCGGATGTGTTTGGGGAAGAGGATCCACCACCAGTGGAAAGCTCCGTTCAATCCAGCGCAACAGTCAAAAGTCCACATAAACCGACCACCTCGAAGCAGTCGCTCACAGCAACGGATCCGAACTTTCTGGCGGAGTTTTTCAACAACTCCCGTCTCCACCACATCGCGACGCTTGGGGCAGGCTTTAAGCAGTACGTCGCCGAGCTGCGTGAAAAGGCGACCGGTTCGTTTCCGGCTCGAGCCACGCTGGTAGAGCGTCTTTGTCGTGCCGGTGCACGAGATCATCCAGAATGTGATTTCAGCAACGAACCGAACGCCCGCTACATCATGCACATCGATATGGATTGCTTTTTCGTGTCGGTCGGTTTGCGTAAGTATCCGCACCTTCGAGGACTCCCGGTAGCTGTGACACATTCCCGCGGTTCCGAGGCACGCGTCCCTTCCCATCCCGGACAGAACCGTGCGCTAGAGATCGAGCTGTACCACAAGCGGCTGGAGGAGCGGTACAAAGCACCGGACATACCGATCGAATCACGCCTGGCCGCGATCGACGAGCACAATTCGCTCTCCGAAATTGCATCCTGCAGCTACGAGGCACGCCGGTGTGGCGTTAAGAACGGCATGTTTGTCGGTGCCGCGCTGAAGCTATGTCCCGAGCTGAAAACCATTCCGTACGACTTCGACGGCTACCGGGAGGTGGCACAGCAGCTGTACGATACAATTGCGCGCTACACGCTCGACATAGAGGCCGTGAGTTGCGATGAAATGTTTGTTGATTTGACGGAACTGCTGCAATCGACTGGGGTAGGCGTGATGGAGTTTGTGACGTACGTGCGGAACGAAATATCGACCGCGACCGGGTGTGACTGTTCGGCGGGCATCGGTGCAAACCGGCTGCAGGCAAGGATGGCCACCAAGCGGGCCAAACCGAACGGACAGTATCACCTTGTGCCGGGCGCAGTGGAGGAGTACATGAAGGTGATCCCGATTGCCGAACTGCCGGGCGTGGGGCCGAGCACTTCGCATCGGTTGAAGAAGATGACGTACGTCACGTGTGCCGATCTGCAAACCATCCCCAAGAACGTGCTACAGACGGAGTTTGGCAAAAAGTTCGGCGAAACGCTGTACAACGCTTGCCGTGGAATCGACGAGCGGCCGCTAGTGTACGATCGGGGCCGAAAATCGGTGTCGGTCGATGTTAACTATGGCATACGGTTCAGCACCGAGCAGGAGGTGGACCGGTTCATGCGCCAGCTGACGGAGGAAATCCATCGCCGGTTGGTGGAGCTACGTCAGCGAGGCAAGCTCGTTACCGTCAAGCTGCTCGTTCGGTCGCCCGAGGCGCCAGTAGAGACGGCAAAGTTTATGGGCCACGGGCTGTGCGATGTGGTGACCAAGTCACAGCCACTCCGCCAGCACACGGACGATCGTGGCATGATCGAAGGTGCTGTACTGGGGTTGATGCGAACGCTTGCAATTGCACCGTCCGAGCTGAGGGGGATTGGAATACAAATTTCCAAATTCGAGGGAACGAAGCATCCGGCCAGCAGCGAGGCTGGTAACCGACTGAAGAGCATGTTTCAGAAAGTGGAAGACAAGAGGAAGCCCGTGGAAGAAACGGTAACGATGGTTACCAACGATGGAGCAATGGTGGCGGAAAGCAGTAGACAGCAGCATGGCGCATTTTATCAACCCGACGACCAGCAGCCTTGTACTTCTAGAAGTAACAGCGCCGTGCAAGCGATTCCACCGGCGGTGCGGCAATCTTATATCACTCCAACGAAATCCGACTACAGTCCGATTATTTCCCCGAAACGAACGGATAATGCAACGTATTCCCCTAGCAGAAAAGCTGCCGGTGCATCAAAGCCAAGCACCAGAGGCCGCCGTGGAAGACCACCCAAATGGGCTTCATTGTCGGGGCGAAAGGACCCAGCCAAAACGACACAAAGTGTTGGCGTGATGAGGAAATTTTTAATCGGTGCGGCCGGATCATCCAGCAGTGGCGGTAGCGAACTGCCTGCCGGGCTTGATCCGGAAGTGTTGGCTGCCCTTCCCGAGGACATCCGCGAAGAAGCGATACGCGACTACcgccgacagcagcagcagcagcagcagcaattgcTAGCGACGAATAATCGACTTCAGCCTCCAGTAGAAAAGACACCAGTGAAGGTATCGCCGGCGAGGGACACAGCTCGCCGTGTGTGGCAATCGCCGGTCACTCCACAGCACACGGCCAGCGCCGACACGGAATCGGACCAGAAAATTAAAGTCGATCTTAAATTTCTACAAGCCCTTCCGCTGCACCTGCGCCTCGAGGTTGAGAAACAGATCGAACTGAACAAGGACAACATGGTAGTTACGTGCAACGAGCCAGAGTTCGAGGAACCGCTGCTAGTAACACCCGACAGCAGTCCAGCGAAGGAGCTGCGAACACCGACCAAAGCAGTAGTGATGGCTGCTGTACCGGATGTCGCATCCGGTGAACCATCACGAGATCCCAACATTCTGCGGCGCAAGAATTGGCGCGAACTGGTGGAAGAATGGATCAACAGTGCCGAGGAACCGTACGAGTACGATGTGCTGCTACTGGCAGAGAATGGGCTGGAGCTGTTGAGCGATAACAAGTCGTTGGATcagttgtatttatttttacgcTACTTGCATCGGCTGGTGAAGCAGACGGCCAGCTGTTTCTGGCATCGTGCGTACTGCAGTGTCGTTCGGCCGATTCAGGAGCAGATGCTCACGATGTACGGGAGAAGGCTGGCCGTGCCGGGGAATATCGATTGTGAATTGTGCAATAAAAAGGATTAGCTTATAGTAGAGTACAGTATCGTTAACATATTTGTCTTTTTGTTCAGAGttaaattctgcacaaatggATAGAATAAAAGACAGCAAGTAACACGAAGTATAGCTGATATTGTATATCTTTTCCTAGTACATAATACGTCCCTGCATCCCATCTGTatccaacacaaaacaatgctACTGTGTACTTGCGGCGTACTTCAGAGCTcatgaaattgcaactgtcaattTGAACGCAATCTGATTTGCTGCGCCGTGTCCacgccaactgtcaaaagaagccaaacaacaacaaaccactTTCTAAACAGGCTGCCCGCACGTAATCAACGTTTCTTCTCGGTGGATGGAAACAATTGCTTTTGCTCTTGGTTTGTGAAAATtgcgaaaaatggaaaaccatGACCGAGTGTGTCATTTTTGTCTCGAGGGCAGTGACTTGAGCACGCTGAACGATGAGGAGCTTACGGTGAAAATTCAtcgtatattttattttgaggTATGATGTTTTGTTCCCCAACACTGGGACTATCCCCCTGGGCATAGCTAATCGATTTCGATGATTAACGCATAGGTTACGTTCCCGTCCGACTCGAGCGGCCTTATCTGTGGCCGGTGCAGACAAATTATAGAAGATTTTTACTACTACGCGGAACGTGTAGCCCGCAATCAGGAGCAGCTAAGAGCGAAGCTGCTTAACAGACAGCTCAAACAGGAAACTTTGGAAGAAATAGTGATATGTCCCGATCCATCCAGTGAAGCTCGTCCGGAGAACAGTGTGGAAAGCGTCGACAAGAAGAGCGTGCCAATCGCGATGACCATCGAAACGGTGGACGATGTGGATCAACCACGTTGGGGTATCAAAGAGGAAGAACACGATGTGCATAACGAGGAGAAtgaggaagaggaggatgaAGACGAGGATGATCAGGAATATGTTCCACCAGATTCTAGAAGCGAACAGTCCTCACCCGAGCCAGAAACCATCGATGAATTGCCAAAAACCAAAGCTAAACCAAGGGCAGCAACGAGCAGTACGAAAAAGCCGACAGCCGGCGATGCAAGTGCagcaaaggaaaaggaaaccaACCCCAGCACGGAACAGATGGTCCTCGAGCACTACAAACTGTCGTGCGATATCTGCTCGGCACCGTTGACCGATTTCAGCGATCTCGGCAAACACTaccggcagcagcacaatGTGACGGGCTATCTGCGATGCTGCAACAAGAAGATCGTTAAAAAGTGCTGGATGATTGAGCATCTGCAGCTGCACCTGAATCCGGACGCGTTCCGGTGCGAGCAGTGTGCGAGAAGCTACTCCTCCAGCAAGGTGCTGAAGGAGCACCTGAAGGAGGTCCACGCAGCGGCCGCCGAGCGTTCCTTTCCCTGCGAAACGTGCCGGAAGGCGTTCGTTTCGCGTGCCCACCTGAACGCCCACGTGATGGTGGCGCATGGTTCGGTGTCGTGTCCGCAGTGCGACAAGGTGCTGGCCAGCCAGGGCTCGCTGCGCAAGCATCTGGTCGCGGTTCATGGCGAGGGAGAGAAGCACGTGTGCGAGGTGTGCGCGCGAGTGTTTCGCTCGAAGCAGAGCTTCGACACGCACCGCAAGGTGCACGCGGGTAGCCGGCTGGAGAGCAAGGTACAGTGCGACCTGTGCCAGGCATGGCTGATGGACAAGTACTGCCTCACCAAGCACGTGCGGCGTATGCACGCGGATCAGGACGGGGAGCCGGTGGCGTGCGCCGAGTGCGGGCGATCGTTCCGCAACCAGAACGCACTGAACGGGCACATGTGGCGGGCGCACCAGGAGAGCCGGTTCGAATGCGAACGGTGCCACAAGCGGTTCAAACGGCCACATCACATGCGGGTAAGAATGATAGTGGGGAATTGAGGGGGATTTTGAATCATTGTTCGCAAGATGATATTGTGTTCGCTTTACTTGCAGGAACACATCGCTATTCATCATACTGGCGACGAGCTGTACGGTTGCAAGTACTGCTCGGAACGGTTCAACACGAGGAACAAACAGCTGTCCCACCGGAAAACAGCTCACCCGGAAGAATTCGCCGAAGAGCTTCGGAAACGTACGTTGAAAGAGTGAAACTGTTCGAGTGGACCAGTTGGATTggcaactgttttttttttttcagatgaAATAGCATATAAAAGCATTTATATAACTGAAAACATCGAAGAACTGTTACCTGAACGT encodes:
- the LOC121593085 gene encoding transcription factor grauzone-like; the encoded protein is MENHDRVCHFCLEGSDLSTLNDEELTVKIHRIFYFEVTFPSDSSGLICGRCRQIIEDFYYYAERVARNQEQLRAKLLNRQLKQETLEEIVICPDPSSEARPENSVESVDKKSVPIAMTIETVDDVDQPRWGIKEEEHDVHNEENEEEEDEDEDDQEYVPPDSRSEQSSPEPETIDELPKTKAKPRAATSSTKKPTAGDASAAKEKETNPSTEQMVLEHYKLSCDICSAPLTDFSDLGKHYRQQHNVTGYLRCCNKKIVKKCWMIEHLQLHLNPDAFRCEQCARSYSSSKVLKEHLKEVHAAAAERSFPCETCRKAFVSRAHLNAHVMVAHGSVSCPQCDKVLASQGSLRKHLVAVHGEGEKHVCEVCARVFRSKQSFDTHRKVHAGSRLESKVQCDLCQAWLMDKYCLTKHVRRMHADQDGEPVACAECGRSFRNQNALNGHMWRAHQESRFECERCHKRFKRPHHMREHIAIHHTGDELYGCKYCSERFNTRNKQLSHRKTAHPEEFAEELRKRTLKE
- the LOC121593080 gene encoding DNA repair protein Rev1, which encodes MKRKEKLPSETGFEGWGDYMDAKIAKLEDQFRHSSANVGEKQSDLFAGVSIFVNGYTNPSADELKRLMMMHGGVFHHYKRPNTTYTIATILPDVKVRSITSEIIISPRWVVDCLKEGKLLDYSRYLLYTQHKPSQPKLAFSKLLAPSASRTTDITKPVVKNDGDPNDISRTECLNVLGMLKNFSNMAPQPTVSSESEEQTKNCDIPVDTTPPKAVPANVASSPSTSNGQETSSQPSPQCSPDVFGEEDPPPVESSVQSSATVKSPHKPTTSKQSLTATDPNFLAEFFNNSRLHHIATLGAGFKQYVAELREKATGSFPARATLVERLCRAGARDHPECDFSNEPNARYIMHIDMDCFFVSVGLRKYPHLRGLPVAVTHSRGSEARVPSHPGQNRALEIELYHKRLEERYKAPDIPIESRLAAIDEHNSLSEIASCSYEARRCGVKNGMFVGAALKLCPELKTIPYDFDGYREVAQQLYDTIARYTLDIEAVSCDEMFVDLTELLQSTGVGVMEFVTYVRNEISTATGCDCSAGIGANRLQARMATKRAKPNGQYHLVPGAVEEYMKVIPIAELPGVGPSTSHRLKKMTYVTCADLQTIPKNVLQTEFGKKFGETLYNACRGIDERPLVYDRGRKSVSVDVNYGIRFSTEQEVDRFMRQLTEEIHRRLVELRQRGKLVTVKLLVRSPEAPVETAKFMGHGLCDVVTKSQPLRQHTDDRGMIEGAVLGLMRTLAIAPSELRGIGIQISKFEGTKHPASSEAGNRLKSMFQKVEDKRKPVEETVTMVTNDGAMVAESSRQQHGAFYQPDDQQPCTSRSNSAVQAIPPAVRQSYITPTKSDYSPIISPKRTDNATYSPSRKAAGASKPSTRGRRGRPPKWASLSGRKDPAKTTQSVGVMRKFLIGAAGSSSSGGSELPAGLDPEVLAALPEDIREEAIRDYRRQQQQQQQQLLATNNRLQPPVEKTPVKVSPARDTARRVWQSPVTPQHTASADTESDQKIKVDLKFLQALPLHLRLEVEKQIELNKDNMVVTCNEPEFEEPLLVTPDSSPAKELRTPTKAVVMAAVPDVASGEPSRDPNILRRKNWRELVEEWINSAEEPYEYDVLLLAENGLELLSDNKSLDQLYLFLRYLHRLVKQTASCFWHRAYCSVVRPIQEQMLTMYGRRLAVPGNIDCELCNKKD
- the LOC121593095 gene encoding MICOS complex subunit Mic10-like, coding for MAATFAEDQYGRKVDRCLSDTLLKFGGGMILGSVFSLVFFKRRAWPIIMGSGFGVGVAYNNCERSLNSAK